In Caballeronia insecticola, one DNA window encodes the following:
- a CDS encoding NAD(P)-dependent methylenetetrahydromethanopterin dehydrogenase has product MPEATERPYVLHMFTSTPQMSPFDVNMAADAGYQILVPYCNVDEDSVVQLTQDAIFSRGPKGVSRTGIFIGGRDVMLAADMLERARNAMVPPFEVSVFTDPSGAYTTAAALVALAEKHLKAAHSVDLGGKRVLILGGTGAVGRVAAAMAASLGAVVAVASHSSQSRATQVSDEINRRFDIATSGVATGTPDQLHRELARAEVVFATAVAGVQVMTSADLAHAKNLLIAADVNAVPPEGIAGVNVMDDGKPLAGAARSDAVGIGALAIGNVKYQAEHRLFVRMRTGGKPVYLGFPEAFDEARAIVGGQSS; this is encoded by the coding sequence ATGCCCGAAGCCACCGAAAGACCCTACGTCCTGCACATGTTCACCAGCACGCCGCAGATGAGCCCGTTCGACGTGAACATGGCAGCCGACGCGGGCTATCAGATTCTCGTGCCGTACTGCAATGTCGATGAAGACAGCGTCGTGCAACTCACGCAGGACGCGATCTTCTCGCGCGGTCCGAAAGGCGTGTCGCGCACCGGCATCTTCATCGGCGGACGCGACGTGATGCTCGCCGCCGACATGCTCGAGCGCGCCCGCAACGCAATGGTCCCGCCCTTCGAAGTCTCCGTCTTCACCGATCCGAGCGGCGCTTATACGACAGCCGCCGCGCTCGTCGCGCTTGCGGAAAAGCATCTGAAAGCCGCGCATTCCGTTGATCTCGGCGGCAAGCGCGTGCTGATTCTCGGCGGCACGGGCGCGGTCGGACGCGTCGCGGCGGCGATGGCGGCATCGCTCGGCGCGGTCGTCGCCGTGGCGAGTCATTCGAGCCAGTCGCGCGCCACGCAAGTGAGCGACGAAATCAACCGGCGCTTCGACATCGCGACATCCGGCGTCGCGACCGGCACGCCGGATCAACTGCATCGCGAACTGGCGCGCGCCGAAGTGGTGTTCGCTACCGCCGTCGCGGGCGTGCAGGTGATGACATCTGCCGATCTCGCGCACGCGAAGAACCTGCTGATCGCCGCCGACGTCAACGCCGTGCCGCCCGAAGGCATTGCGGGCGTCAACGTGATGGACGACGGCAAGCCGCTCGCGGGCGCCGCACGCTCGGACGCGGTCGGCATCGGCGCGCTGGCTATCGGCAATGTGAAGTATCAGGCCGAGCACCGGCTCTTCGTGCGCATGCGCACGGGCGGCAAGCCGGTCTATCTCGGCTTTCCCGAAGCCTTCGACGAAGCCCGCGCGATCGTCGGC
- a CDS encoding beta-ribofuranosylaminobenzene 5'-phosphate synthase family protein has translation MQTSPGRLSPPTAITVESPARLHLGFIDPNGSLGRVFGSMGLAIDTHGTRITARRAPGASHRANIEGAVSDAQRERIEQHLAKLEAALGPGPAVDIELHDAPRAHTGLGSGTQLALALGTAFARVRGHEATTADIARMLARGARSGIGIHGFDHGGLLVDGGRDARNASATTLPPLIARQPFPDEWRVLLIDDTSREGLHGDEEKRGLASLAPFPATLAAHLSHLVLMRVLPAVAEHDFDTFADALCDLQQTIGEYFAPVQGGVFASPAVARALEAVAAGQKAGIGQTSWGPVGFAFVASAQDAERALAAAKQASSYAPLTFTIAAGRNRGATWRAAERRHHGVNAA, from the coding sequence ATGCAGACCTCCCCCGGACGCTTGTCGCCGCCCACGGCGATCACAGTGGAATCGCCTGCACGCCTGCATCTCGGCTTTATCGATCCGAACGGCTCGCTCGGCCGTGTATTCGGCAGCATGGGCCTCGCCATCGACACGCACGGCACGCGCATCACCGCGCGCCGCGCGCCGGGAGCGAGCCATCGCGCGAACATCGAAGGCGCGGTAAGCGACGCCCAACGCGAACGCATCGAGCAGCACCTCGCGAAGCTCGAAGCCGCGCTGGGTCCCGGCCCTGCAGTCGATATCGAACTACACGACGCACCGCGCGCTCACACGGGTCTGGGTTCCGGCACACAACTGGCGCTCGCGCTCGGCACCGCTTTCGCCCGCGTGCGCGGCCACGAAGCCACCACCGCCGACATCGCCCGCATGCTCGCGCGCGGCGCGCGCTCCGGCATCGGCATCCACGGATTCGATCATGGCGGCCTGCTCGTCGACGGCGGGCGCGACGCACGCAACGCGTCCGCGACAACGTTGCCGCCGCTCATCGCGAGACAGCCGTTTCCCGATGAATGGCGCGTCCTTCTCATCGACGATACCTCGCGCGAAGGCCTGCACGGCGACGAGGAAAAGCGCGGCCTCGCCTCGCTTGCGCCCTTTCCCGCGACGCTCGCCGCGCATCTGAGCCATCTCGTGTTGATGCGCGTGCTGCCCGCCGTCGCGGAACACGACTTCGACACCTTCGCCGACGCCCTCTGCGACCTGCAGCAAACCATCGGCGAATACTTCGCGCCCGTTCAAGGCGGCGTATTCGCGAGCCCCGCCGTCGCGCGCGCGCTCGAAGCCGTCGCGGCCGGGCAGAAGGCGGGCATCGGACAGACATCGTGGGGACCGGTCGGCTTCGCGTTCGTCGCGAGCGCGCAGGACGCCGAGCGAGCGCTTGCCGCTGCAAAACAAGCCTCGTCATACGCGCCGCTCACATTCACCATCGCGGCCGGCCGCAACCGCGGCGCCACGTGGCGCGCGGCCGAGCGGCGTCATCACGGCGTCAACGCGGCGTGA